Proteins from one Planctomyces sp. SH-PL62 genomic window:
- a CDS encoding dipeptidase → MMLHAQTAGGRTIPAALAMILTLALAGGTRAEEPSTASAPPPVSERALAVHAAGMLFDGHNDFPWLMRAENDLGMTKFDFAKQVDVGQTDIPRLRKGGLKAQFWSVYIPSEHPNPTKTVVEQMDFVNRLVEKHPDDLQLALTADDVEAAVKAGKIASLMGIEGGVAIDDSFAELRAFYRLGARYMTLTHNKTLAWADAATGERKHGGLSPFGERIVAEMNRLGMLVDISHVSAETMADVLRVAQAPVIASHSSAFALCPVPRNVPDEILTGLKANGGVVMVNFYSAFLVPDSNKNARAAKDPIRKAHPDKADRDKALADWYRNEPGAIRGTVATVVDHIDHIVKVAGVDHVGIGSDFDGIDSWPVGLDDVSDYPRITEELLRRGYSETDVHKILGGNALRALRDAEAVARRLQETTPPQVDDIRHVKKPEDE, encoded by the coding sequence ATGATGCTGCATGCGCAAACGGCGGGCGGTCGGACGATTCCGGCGGCCCTGGCGATGATCCTGACGCTGGCGCTCGCGGGGGGGACGCGGGCCGAAGAGCCCTCGACGGCGAGCGCTCCGCCGCCGGTCTCCGAGCGGGCCCTCGCCGTGCACGCCGCCGGGATGCTGTTCGACGGCCACAACGACTTTCCCTGGCTGATGCGGGCCGAGAACGACCTGGGAATGACGAAGTTCGACTTCGCGAAGCAGGTCGACGTCGGCCAGACCGACATCCCCCGGCTCCGCAAGGGGGGGCTCAAGGCCCAGTTCTGGTCCGTGTACATCCCGAGCGAGCACCCGAACCCGACGAAGACCGTCGTCGAGCAGATGGACTTCGTGAACCGTCTGGTCGAGAAGCACCCCGACGACCTGCAACTCGCCCTGACCGCCGACGACGTGGAAGCGGCGGTGAAGGCCGGGAAAATCGCCAGCCTGATGGGGATCGAGGGGGGCGTCGCCATCGACGACAGCTTCGCCGAGCTTCGCGCCTTCTACAGGCTGGGGGCGCGGTACATGACCCTCACGCACAACAAGACGCTGGCCTGGGCCGACGCCGCGACCGGCGAGCGCAAGCACGGCGGCCTGAGCCCGTTCGGCGAGCGGATCGTCGCCGAGATGAACCGCCTCGGCATGCTCGTGGACATTTCCCACGTCTCGGCCGAGACGATGGCCGACGTCCTCCGGGTGGCCCAGGCCCCGGTCATCGCCAGCCACTCCAGCGCCTTCGCCCTCTGCCCGGTCCCCCGCAACGTCCCCGACGAAATCCTGACGGGCCTGAAGGCCAACGGCGGCGTCGTGATGGTCAATTTCTACTCCGCATTCCTCGTCCCCGACTCCAACAAGAACGCCCGCGCCGCCAAGGACCCGATCCGCAAGGCCCACCCCGACAAGGCCGACCGCGACAAGGCCCTCGCCGACTGGTACAGGAACGAGCCCGGCGCGATCCGAGGGACCGTCGCCACGGTGGTCGACCACATCGACCACATCGTCAAGGTCGCGGGCGTCGACCACGTCGGCATCGGCTCCGACTTCGACGGCATCGACAGCTGGCCCGTCGGCCTCGACGACGTCTCCGACTACCCGCGCATCACCGAAGAACTCCTCCGTCGCGGCTACTCCGAGACCGACGTCCACAAGATCCTCGGCGGCAACGCCCTCCGCGCCCTCCGCGACGCCGAAGCCGTCGCCCGACGACTCCAGGAAACCACCCCGCCCCAGGTCGACGACATCCGCCACGTCAAGAAGCCCGAGGACGAGTGA
- a CDS encoding DCC1-like thiol-disulfide oxidoreductase family protein — protein sequence MRRFLIDAAAYLSGLVAGFARGWSRFFFRPADPTPLGLIRVAVGLLGFWSLFVIGLDLHAYLGSQGWAVAEGSYQTLPPFAWSFWFSVPDSMLRAAWLACLGVFAMLTLGLFSRTTAVLAWIVIVSTVRRAPVAVFGFDQILSTLALYLAASGASGQAVSLDRFLRRYREARERAAVVRPQGARLVSPVESGKPRPTTSANLGLRLIQLHLAFIYGMAGLAKLQGPSWWTGMALWGTMAAGEFVAFDFTPLAAWPMVLNAMTHGSLALEIAYPVLIWFAATRPLMIAGAISLHLGIAVVSPGLTEFGLAMIAANLAFASGTWLRSLATGREDEQPAARVLYDGGCPMCRASIALVTAADPDRVVEPIDLTSVDVATIHPSLRREDCMRAMHVVSRSGRVSAGFDAVLSLGSRLPLFRPLALVGGLPGIANLGRVVYNRIASSRPRDAVCTDDVCGIHPPASSSAPLSPVHEASPAGGHVQDLSHKR from the coding sequence GTGCGACGGTTCCTGATTGATGCGGCGGCCTATCTCTCCGGGCTGGTCGCGGGCTTCGCTCGGGGCTGGTCGCGGTTCTTCTTCCGCCCGGCCGATCCCACCCCCCTCGGCCTGATCCGGGTCGCCGTGGGCCTGCTAGGCTTCTGGAGCCTGTTCGTCATCGGACTGGATCTGCACGCCTACCTGGGCTCGCAGGGCTGGGCCGTCGCCGAGGGCTCGTACCAGACGTTGCCCCCCTTCGCCTGGTCGTTCTGGTTCTCGGTGCCGGACTCCATGCTCCGCGCGGCGTGGCTGGCCTGCCTGGGCGTCTTCGCGATGCTGACGCTCGGCCTGTTCAGCCGGACGACGGCGGTGCTGGCCTGGATCGTGATCGTCTCGACGGTCCGACGGGCGCCGGTGGCGGTCTTCGGGTTCGACCAGATCCTCTCCACGCTGGCCCTCTACCTGGCGGCGTCGGGCGCGAGCGGCCAGGCGGTGTCGCTCGATCGCTTCCTGCGGCGGTATCGCGAGGCCCGCGAGCGGGCGGCCGTGGTCCGCCCCCAGGGCGCGCGGCTGGTCTCCCCCGTCGAATCGGGCAAGCCCCGGCCGACGACCTCGGCGAACCTCGGGCTGCGGCTGATCCAGCTCCACCTGGCGTTCATTTATGGGATGGCGGGCCTGGCGAAGCTCCAGGGGCCGTCCTGGTGGACGGGGATGGCCCTCTGGGGGACGATGGCGGCCGGCGAATTCGTCGCCTTCGACTTCACCCCGCTCGCCGCCTGGCCGATGGTCCTGAACGCGATGACCCATGGCAGCCTGGCGCTGGAGATCGCCTACCCGGTCCTCATCTGGTTCGCCGCGACCCGCCCCTTGATGATCGCCGGGGCGATCTCGCTCCACCTGGGGATCGCCGTCGTCAGCCCCGGCCTGACCGAGTTCGGCCTGGCGATGATCGCGGCCAACCTGGCGTTCGCGTCCGGGACCTGGCTGCGCAGCCTGGCGACCGGGCGCGAGGACGAGCAGCCCGCGGCCCGGGTCCTCTATGACGGCGGCTGCCCCATGTGTCGCGCGTCGATCGCGCTGGTCACCGCGGCCGACCCCGACCGGGTCGTCGAGCCGATCGACCTGACCTCCGTGGACGTGGCCACGATCCACCCGAGCTTGAGGCGCGAGGATTGCATGAGGGCCATGCACGTCGTGTCACGGTCGGGCCGGGTGTCGGCCGGCTTCGACGCGGTCTTAAGCCTGGGCTCCCGGCTCCCCCTGTTTCGCCCGCTGGCGCTGGTGGGGGGGTTGCCCGGCATCGCCAATCTGGGCCGTGTGGTCTACAATCGAATCGCGTCCTCGCGACCGCGCGACGCGGTCTGCACGGACGACGTTTGCGGGATCCATCCCCCGGCCTCGTCTTCGGCCCCCCTCTCCCCAGTCCACGAAGCATCTCCGGCCGGGGGCCACGTTCAGGACCTTTCGCATAAACGGTGA
- a CDS encoding BlaI/MecI/CopY family transcriptional regulator, giving the protein MSRLTPGELKVMRLLWEHGEMKPAELQEKFPEPIKNPALRSHLTTLLEKGHVTRRLVGKAYFYRPTTRRKSAFRTMLGELVDAYCGGSMENLVMNIIRSEKLSEDDLIALRKLAEGPEEQPPSTGGGRRG; this is encoded by the coding sequence ATGTCGCGATTGACGCCGGGCGAATTGAAGGTGATGCGGCTGCTGTGGGAGCACGGCGAGATGAAGCCGGCGGAGTTGCAGGAGAAGTTCCCCGAGCCGATCAAGAACCCCGCGCTGCGGTCGCACCTGACGACCCTGCTGGAGAAGGGGCACGTCACCCGTCGGCTGGTGGGGAAGGCGTATTTCTACAGGCCGACGACGCGACGAAAGTCCGCCTTTCGGACGATGCTGGGCGAGCTGGTCGACGCCTATTGCGGCGGATCGATGGAGAACCTCGTCATGAACATCATCCGGTCGGAGAAGCTCAGCGAGGACGACCTGATCGCCCTGCGGAAGCTCGCGGAAGGTCCAGAGGAACAGCCGCCCTCGACCGGCGGCGGGAGGCGCGGATGA
- a CDS encoding carboxypeptidase regulatory-like domain-containing protein produces the protein MNATTLGFDWLAEAPLGLLLIARATAVLAAAWVATAALRRANPRWRVLAWRSAALGFVAIVGLAMSPPLLKWHVAPPIAAPAPPMPAQVPPGIAGPGAARIVHETPRPVADLAPVATDFPAPPEPAKAPLDAAAWLVVAWLVGCAGSAARFAVGAWRLARIVGRAQAAPESVARACRETAARLGVARPVRVVETSAIASPCLTGVFRPVVLLPSGRGLDAPGADLEAVLVHELTHVRHGDLFWNDVLNAASIALWFHPLAWRMRSAHAQACDAVCDAVAVDHLGDLATYGRALARLALQASGAVPARGLAMARACDVRRRVDSLQRMVYRSPLPRRFVMPALVLSAALAVLIGGTAVIRAQDDPDKAAARPADPGAKPLTVRALDAATGEPMEGVEVEFRYHVEGAAKSVVEKPVTPKSGEARVEYDPNAKLSFFTFTLRKPGFVPAHVTWQSSRRPIVLPESKELKLAPGRVLEGVVVDEAGKPVEGATVELSMPATEAERDNYYFTFASSKTDAQGRWRVGEAPEDLGRASGRIEHPDYRPTSLEKVGASEMRSELTKGATVTGRVLGPDGKPVAGAKATYGRDVYLSNAPEAKTNENGEFVLKNCDPGSAWVGVEAPGFAPGVADVLVKEKGEETPPVAIALEPGSTLRVRAVDRDGKPLEGVGFAVESWRGRSSVRFRDKTDAEGRIVWNDAPRDAVQVSLYRAGFMSSRKVSMTAGDEEHVVVLNPALVASGSVVDASTRKPIPKFRVIQGIVFDGQDRAAWQRSQAEESTDGRYSARFDEPYNGWRIRIEAQGYKPAESRRFGPDEGNVVEDFAMEAQADLGGVVLQPDGKPAAGAEVALGLPNVFTALEGAKFGRAYNTPVTKADADGRFFFPKPEGPFLIVAAADAGFAETNAEQFAKSTTIQLAPWGRIEGQVFLGEKPGAGERVTYQPDRSKYQSRDRQISVSYSPEVLADPEGRFVMDKVVPMPGYVGRVLITKLSGGMQSHMPVGMKAVEVKPGETARVTIGSEGRAVVGRVVVDGQPEKPIDWTRNQPVRVTIEQGFFDRMLGRNAGMWTTYGGNFDADGRFRVEDVPPGSYKATVTVDAPRQEDQPGMAEQLGYASLSFTVPEGDRAKPVDVGDVVVKLEKLLKIGDEAPAIDVERIDGPKGRFSLAERRGKVVVLDFWATWCGPCIAEMPAMKELQKTFGGDPRFELVGVSCDNGAAVAARYAEKEGLNWTQAFAGPMGTSVAQVYGVRGIPSTFVIGPDGRILAKDLRGDRLAQAVKQALAEMGQ, from the coding sequence ATGAACGCGACGACGCTCGGATTCGACTGGCTCGCGGAAGCCCCCCTGGGCCTGCTTTTGATCGCCAGGGCGACGGCCGTCCTGGCGGCGGCCTGGGTCGCGACGGCGGCGCTCCGGCGCGCCAACCCCCGCTGGCGTGTGCTCGCCTGGCGCTCGGCCGCCCTGGGGTTCGTGGCGATCGTCGGCCTGGCGATGAGCCCGCCGCTCCTCAAATGGCACGTCGCGCCGCCGATCGCCGCGCCGGCCCCGCCGATGCCGGCGCAGGTGCCGCCGGGGATCGCCGGGCCGGGCGCGGCGAGGATCGTCCACGAGACGCCCCGACCCGTCGCGGACCTCGCGCCGGTCGCGACGGACTTCCCCGCGCCGCCCGAGCCTGCGAAGGCCCCGCTCGACGCCGCCGCGTGGCTGGTCGTCGCCTGGCTGGTCGGCTGCGCGGGCTCCGCGGCCCGGTTCGCGGTCGGGGCCTGGCGGCTGGCTCGGATCGTGGGGCGGGCGCAGGCCGCGCCGGAGTCGGTCGCGAGGGCTTGTCGCGAGACCGCCGCACGGCTGGGGGTGGCGAGGCCCGTCCGGGTGGTCGAGACGTCGGCGATCGCCTCGCCCTGCCTGACGGGCGTGTTCCGGCCGGTGGTGCTGCTCCCCTCGGGCCGGGGGCTCGACGCGCCGGGGGCCGACCTGGAGGCGGTGCTCGTCCATGAATTGACCCACGTCCGCCACGGCGACCTGTTCTGGAACGACGTGTTGAACGCGGCCTCGATCGCCCTGTGGTTCCACCCGCTCGCCTGGCGGATGCGTTCGGCCCACGCCCAGGCGTGCGACGCCGTCTGCGACGCGGTGGCCGTGGACCATCTCGGCGACCTGGCAACCTACGGTCGCGCCCTCGCCCGCCTGGCCCTCCAGGCATCCGGCGCCGTCCCCGCGCGGGGGCTGGCGATGGCCCGCGCCTGCGACGTCCGGCGCCGAGTCGACTCGCTCCAACGGATGGTCTACCGCTCCCCGCTCCCCAGGAGGTTCGTCATGCCCGCGCTCGTCCTCTCCGCCGCCCTCGCCGTCCTCATCGGCGGCACCGCCGTCATCCGGGCCCAGGACGACCCCGACAAGGCCGCCGCCAGGCCCGCCGACCCCGGCGCGAAACCCCTGACCGTCCGCGCCCTGGACGCCGCGACGGGTGAGCCGATGGAAGGGGTCGAGGTCGAGTTCCGCTATCACGTCGAAGGAGCCGCGAAATCGGTCGTCGAAAAGCCCGTGACGCCGAAATCGGGCGAGGCGCGGGTGGAATACGACCCGAACGCCAAGCTCTCCTTCTTCACGTTCACGCTCCGCAAGCCTGGATTCGTGCCGGCGCACGTCACCTGGCAGTCGTCCCGGCGACCGATCGTCCTCCCGGAATCGAAGGAGCTGAAGCTGGCCCCGGGAAGGGTTCTGGAGGGCGTCGTGGTGGACGAGGCCGGGAAGCCGGTCGAGGGGGCGACCGTGGAACTCTCGATGCCCGCCACCGAGGCGGAGCGCGACAACTACTATTTCACGTTCGCGTCCTCGAAGACCGACGCCCAGGGGCGCTGGCGGGTCGGCGAGGCCCCCGAGGACCTCGGACGCGCCTCCGGCCGGATCGAGCATCCCGATTACCGCCCGACTTCGCTTGAGAAGGTCGGGGCGAGCGAGATGCGATCCGAGTTGACGAAGGGGGCGACGGTGACCGGTCGCGTCCTCGGCCCCGACGGCAAGCCCGTCGCCGGGGCGAAGGCGACCTACGGACGCGATGTTTACCTCTCGAACGCCCCCGAAGCGAAGACCAACGAGAACGGTGAATTCGTCCTGAAGAATTGCGACCCCGGCTCGGCCTGGGTCGGCGTCGAGGCCCCAGGCTTCGCGCCCGGCGTGGCCGACGTGCTCGTCAAGGAGAAGGGGGAGGAGACGCCGCCGGTCGCGATCGCGCTGGAGCCGGGCTCCACGCTCCGCGTCCGGGCGGTCGATCGCGACGGCAAGCCGCTGGAAGGCGTCGGCTTCGCGGTCGAGTCGTGGCGGGGCCGGAGTTCGGTCAGGTTTCGCGACAAGACCGACGCCGAGGGGCGAATCGTCTGGAATGACGCCCCGCGCGACGCCGTCCAGGTCTCGCTCTACCGCGCCGGGTTCATGTCCAGCCGCAAAGTCTCGATGACCGCCGGGGATGAGGAGCATGTGGTGGTCCTGAACCCCGCCCTGGTCGCTTCGGGGAGCGTGGTCGACGCCTCGACGCGCAAGCCGATCCCGAAGTTTCGGGTCATCCAGGGGATCGTCTTCGACGGCCAGGATCGGGCGGCGTGGCAGCGGAGCCAGGCCGAGGAATCGACCGACGGCCGCTACTCGGCGAGGTTCGACGAGCCCTACAACGGGTGGCGGATTCGGATCGAGGCCCAGGGCTACAAGCCGGCCGAGTCGCGGCGCTTCGGCCCCGACGAGGGGAACGTCGTCGAGGACTTCGCGATGGAGGCGCAGGCGGACCTCGGCGGCGTCGTCCTGCAGCCCGACGGCAAGCCCGCCGCGGGGGCGGAGGTCGCGCTCGGGCTCCCGAACGTCTTCACGGCGCTGGAAGGGGCGAAATTCGGCCGGGCCTACAACACCCCCGTCACGAAGGCCGACGCCGACGGCCGGTTCTTCTTCCCGAAGCCGGAGGGGCCATTCCTGATCGTGGCCGCCGCCGACGCGGGATTCGCCGAGACGAACGCCGAGCAGTTCGCCAAATCGACCACGATCCAGCTCGCCCCCTGGGGACGGATCGAGGGCCAGGTCTTCCTCGGCGAGAAGCCGGGGGCGGGCGAGCGCGTGACCTACCAGCCCGATCGCAGCAAGTATCAGTCCCGCGACCGGCAGATCTCCGTGAGCTACAGCCCGGAGGTCCTGGCCGACCCCGAGGGCCGGTTCGTCATGGATAAGGTTGTGCCGATGCCGGGATACGTCGGCCGGGTGCTGATCACCAAGCTGTCGGGGGGGATGCAGTCGCACATGCCCGTCGGGATGAAGGCCGTGGAGGTCAAGCCGGGCGAGACGGCCAGGGTGACGATCGGCAGCGAGGGTCGGGCCGTCGTCGGCCGGGTCGTCGTCGATGGCCAGCCGGAGAAGCCCATCGACTGGACCCGGAACCAGCCCGTCCGGGTCACGATAGAACAGGGCTTCTTCGACAGGATGCTGGGCCGCAACGCGGGGATGTGGACCACCTACGGCGGCAACTTCGACGCCGACGGCCGGTTCCGCGTCGAGGACGTCCCCCCGGGCAGCTACAAAGCAACCGTCACCGTCGACGCCCCGCGCCAGGAGGATCAACCCGGGATGGCCGAGCAACTCGGCTACGCGAGCCTGTCTTTCACCGTGCCGGAAGGGGATCGGGCCAAGCCGGTCGACGTCGGCGACGTGGTGGTGAAGCTCGAAAAGCTTCTGAAGATCGGCGACGAGGCGCCGGCCATCGACGTCGAGCGGATCGACGGCCCGAAGGGGCGATTCTCGCTCGCCGAGCGTCGCGGCAAGGTCGTCGTCCTGGACTTCTGGGCGACCTGGTGCGGCCCCTGCATCGCGGAGATGCCGGCGATGAAGGAACTTCAGAAGACGTTCGGCGGCGACCCCCGCTTCGAGCTGGTCGGCGTCTCGTGCGACAACGGGGCCGCCGTGGCCGCCCGGTACGCGGAGAAGGAGGGCCTGAACTGGACGCAGGCGTTCGCCGGACCGATGGGGACCAGCGTCGCCCAGGTCTACGGAGTCCGCGGCATCCCCTCGACGTTCGTGATCGGCCCCGACGGCCGCATCCTCGCGAAAGACCTGCGCGGCGACCGGCTCGCCCAGGCCGTGAAGCAGGCGCTCGCCGAGATGGGCCAGTGA
- a CDS encoding HAD-IIB family hydrolase — MRYHVLAADYDGTLATDGRVDPPTIEALRRLKESGRKLVMVTGRELDELLEILPEIDLFDRLVAENGALLYRPADKEEVPLGEPPPAEFVERLKARGVGPISVGRVIVATWEPHETTVLEVVREMGLELQVIFNKGAVMILPSGVNKATGLEAAMRDLGLSAHNVAGVGDAENDHAFLASSECAVAVSNALDSLKERADWTTTGDHGRGVVQLIEHLLEDDLAALEPKLARHDILIGEDEQGREVRIPPYGRNILVAGTSGSGKSTLTSGFLERLSESRYQFVIVDPEGDYDELELTMKLGDPKHPPTVEEVEELLARPEMEDVSVNMLGIDLKDRPSFSDQLLPRLQDLRAHTGRPHWFIIDEVHHLMPATWELAPLVIPNRLQGMLFITVHPDSIAPPLLEAVDLLLAVGEGPEKTIRKFCEASGRPEPKGLEAVTLERGEALAWFPKDEDRPPIRVKTTPPKAQRRRHSRKYAEGNLGADRSFYFKGPEEKLNLRAQNLVAFLQIAEGVDEATWQHHLQQGDYAQWFREGIKDDELAEAAEQVASTSGLSAEESRAKIKEAIEERYTLPAERVTSA, encoded by the coding sequence ATGCGCTATCACGTACTCGCCGCCGATTATGATGGGACGCTGGCCACCGACGGCCGCGTCGACCCGCCGACGATCGAAGCCCTGCGCCGGCTGAAGGAGTCGGGGCGGAAGCTCGTTATGGTCACGGGCCGGGAGCTGGACGAGCTCCTGGAGATCCTCCCCGAGATCGACCTGTTCGACCGGCTCGTCGCGGAGAACGGGGCCTTGCTCTACCGCCCCGCCGACAAGGAGGAGGTCCCTCTGGGTGAGCCGCCGCCGGCCGAATTCGTCGAGCGGCTCAAGGCCCGGGGCGTCGGCCCGATCTCGGTGGGCCGGGTGATCGTGGCCACCTGGGAGCCGCACGAGACGACGGTGCTCGAAGTGGTCCGGGAGATGGGCCTGGAACTCCAGGTCATCTTCAACAAGGGGGCCGTCATGATCCTCCCCTCGGGCGTCAACAAGGCGACCGGGCTGGAGGCCGCGATGCGCGACCTGGGCCTCTCGGCGCACAACGTGGCGGGGGTCGGCGACGCCGAGAACGACCACGCCTTCCTGGCGTCCAGCGAGTGCGCCGTGGCCGTCTCCAACGCGCTCGACTCCCTCAAGGAACGGGCCGACTGGACCACGACCGGGGACCACGGCCGGGGCGTCGTCCAGCTTATCGAGCATCTCCTGGAAGACGACCTCGCCGCGCTGGAGCCGAAGCTCGCCCGTCACGACATCCTGATCGGCGAGGACGAACAGGGCCGCGAGGTCCGCATTCCCCCCTACGGCCGGAACATCCTGGTCGCGGGAACCTCGGGCAGCGGCAAGTCCACGCTGACCAGCGGCTTCCTGGAGCGGCTGAGCGAATCCCGCTACCAGTTCGTCATCGTCGATCCCGAGGGGGACTACGACGAGCTGGAGCTGACCATGAAGCTCGGCGATCCCAAGCACCCGCCGACCGTCGAGGAGGTCGAGGAGCTGCTGGCCCGTCCCGAGATGGAGGACGTCTCGGTCAACATGCTGGGCATCGACCTGAAGGACCGCCCCAGTTTCTCCGACCAGCTCCTCCCCCGGCTCCAGGACCTCCGCGCCCACACCGGCCGGCCGCACTGGTTCATCATCGACGAGGTCCACCACCTGATGCCGGCGACCTGGGAGCTGGCCCCGCTGGTGATCCCCAATCGGCTCCAGGGGATGCTCTTCATCACCGTCCACCCGGACAGCATCGCGCCGCCGCTCCTGGAGGCCGTCGACCTGCTCCTGGCCGTGGGGGAGGGGCCGGAGAAGACGATCCGCAAGTTCTGCGAGGCGTCCGGCAGGCCCGAGCCGAAGGGCCTGGAGGCCGTCACGCTGGAGCGGGGCGAGGCGCTCGCCTGGTTCCCCAAGGATGAGGACCGCCCGCCGATCCGGGTCAAGACCACGCCGCCGAAGGCCCAGCGGCGCCGCCACAGCCGCAAGTACGCCGAGGGGAACCTGGGCGCCGACCGCAGCTTCTATTTCAAGGGGCCGGAAGAGAAGCTCAACCTCCGCGCCCAGAATCTGGTGGCGTTCCTCCAGATTGCCGAAGGGGTCGACGAGGCCACCTGGCAGCACCATCTCCAGCAGGGGGATTACGCTCAGTGGTTCCGCGAAGGCATCAAGGACGACGAACTCGCCGAGGCCGCGGAGCAGGTCGCCTCCACCTCGGGCCTCTCCGCCGAGGAGAGCCGGGCCAAGATCAAGGAAGCGATCGAGGAACGCTACACCCTCCCCGCCGAGCGCGTCACGTCGGCCTGA
- a CDS encoding all3515 family Zur-repressed PEP-CTERM protein — MKTSSFVCALAVLATASTTSSRADMVGYYIGVDARRTIPSGTYAGLDDPNFNRLTLLYNHGSHYHGKGALVYTGPNLGAGTEVIVSPSNYLPEGSAAPFELKPGSEVFDGLFVSGRTPDVAGSDVRIGSVDALSGFAAGTEEETLFNSSAGRWTTSLAAADLVIELAGATAGLSILDASGNALFGGGSTLALGLGAASLDFSPIFAAAGPGDYSASFRIRDVRVGGFGDSGVFEYRFHAAVPEPGSLVMSAIGGLAISALALRNRLRTRRRLDDATD, encoded by the coding sequence GTGAAGACTTCCTCGTTCGTCTGCGCCCTGGCCGTTCTGGCGACCGCTTCCACGACCTCGTCACGGGCCGACATGGTGGGCTACTACATCGGCGTCGACGCTCGGCGGACGATCCCCTCGGGGACGTACGCCGGGCTCGACGATCCGAACTTCAACCGCCTGACCCTGCTTTACAACCACGGCAGCCACTACCACGGCAAGGGGGCGCTCGTGTACACCGGGCCCAACCTCGGCGCGGGCACGGAGGTCATCGTCAGCCCCTCGAACTATCTGCCGGAAGGCTCGGCGGCCCCGTTCGAGCTGAAGCCGGGCTCGGAGGTCTTCGACGGCCTCTTCGTCTCGGGGCGGACGCCGGACGTCGCCGGGTCGGACGTCCGGATCGGTTCGGTCGACGCCCTGTCAGGCTTCGCGGCCGGGACTGAAGAGGAGACCCTGTTCAACTCGTCGGCGGGGCGCTGGACGACCTCCCTGGCGGCGGCCGACCTGGTCATCGAACTGGCGGGCGCCACCGCCGGGCTGTCGATCCTGGACGCTTCGGGGAACGCCCTGTTCGGCGGCGGCTCGACGCTCGCTCTGGGGCTCGGGGCGGCCTCGCTCGACTTCTCGCCGATCTTCGCCGCGGCTGGGCCCGGCGATTACTCCGCGTCGTTCCGGATTCGCGACGTCCGGGTCGGTGGCTTCGGGGACTCGGGCGTGTTCGAGTATCGATTCCACGCCGCCGTCCCCGAGCCGGGGAGTCTCGTCATGTCGGCGATCGGCGGCCTCGCGATCTCGGCCCTCGCTCTTCGGAACCGCCTGCGGACTCGCCGCCGGCTCGACGACGCGACCGACTGA
- a CDS encoding c-type cytochrome, translated as MRTAIHRLRAGLVVLAFLILAAIPARRAPAVEPPDPAAVERGRKALLEGSYLRAEWADAAFTGASKFWGEPAPDPVADPDGYARAFGKRYGFHPAPFPNDGLPMGLKRSVRADGKTRGFQVDCMACHGGSIGGKSYVGLPNTQIDYTGFFADLFRADGRRSPLVPFVLNTARGTTNAGMMSVVLMSVRNPDLSMRPFPMPMGSNLPELDAPPWWVLKYKTKMYYDGRTPADSSRSIMQFLLAEKTADQFRELEPTFADIHAYLKSIEAPRYPFPIDQDAAGRGRAVFEKSCAGCHGTYGEMVDYPGEIVPLDVIGTDPARIAGLSDRFVEHYNGTWFAEKHPVDVDSERGYQAPPLVGIWASAPYLHNGAVPTLRTLLDSPRRPERYLRPPSTDFEHYDPRDVGWKFAEVPEGPTGAKEPRRLFDASRYGLDNGGHTFGDKLGEAERTDLIEYLKTL; from the coding sequence ATGCGAACAGCCATCCACCGACTACGCGCGGGCCTGGTCGTCCTTGCGTTCCTGATCCTCGCGGCGATCCCCGCGCGGAGGGCCCCGGCGGTCGAGCCGCCCGACCCGGCCGCCGTGGAACGCGGTCGCAAGGCGCTGCTGGAGGGGAGCTACCTCCGCGCCGAGTGGGCCGACGCGGCCTTCACGGGGGCGTCGAAGTTCTGGGGCGAGCCCGCCCCCGATCCGGTCGCGGACCCCGACGGCTACGCGCGGGCGTTCGGGAAGCGGTACGGCTTCCACCCCGCGCCGTTCCCCAACGACGGCCTGCCGATGGGCCTGAAGCGGTCGGTGAGGGCCGACGGCAAGACCCGGGGCTTCCAGGTCGACTGCATGGCCTGCCACGGCGGGTCGATCGGCGGGAAAAGCTACGTCGGCCTGCCGAACACCCAGATCGACTACACCGGCTTCTTCGCCGACCTCTTCCGCGCCGACGGTCGGCGGTCGCCGCTGGTGCCGTTCGTCCTGAACACGGCGCGAGGGACGACGAACGCCGGGATGATGTCCGTCGTCCTGATGAGCGTGCGGAACCCGGACCTCTCGATGCGGCCGTTCCCGATGCCGATGGGCTCCAACCTGCCCGAGCTCGACGCCCCGCCCTGGTGGGTCCTCAAGTACAAGACGAAAATGTACTACGACGGCCGCACCCCGGCCGACTCCTCCCGCTCGATCATGCAGTTCCTGCTCGCCGAGAAGACGGCCGACCAGTTCCGAGAGCTGGAGCCGACCTTTGCCGACATCCACGCCTACCTCAAAAGCATCGAGGCCCCCCGCTACCCGTTCCCGATCGACCAGGACGCGGCCGGTCGCGGACGGGCCGTCTTCGAGAAGTCGTGCGCCGGTTGCCACGGGACTTATGGCGAGATGGTCGACTACCCCGGCGAAATCGTCCCGCTGGACGTGATCGGCACCGATCCCGCGCGGATCGCCGGGCTCTCGGATCGCTTCGTCGAGCACTACAACGGGACCTGGTTCGCCGAGAAGCACCCCGTCGACGTCGATTCCGAACGCGGCTACCAGGCACCGCCGCTGGTCGGGATCTGGGCGAGCGCCCCGTACCTCCACAACGGAGCGGTGCCGACCCTGCGTACCCTGCTCGATTCCCCCCGACGCCCGGAACGCTACCTGCGCCCGCCGTCGACCGACTTCGAACACTACGACCCGCGCGACGTGGGCTGGAAGTTCGCCGAGGTCCCCGAAGGCCCCACCGGCGCCAAGGAGCCCCGCCGCCTGTTCGACGCCTCCCGCTACGGCCTGGACAACGGCGGCCATACCTTCGGCGACAAACTCGGCGAGGCGGAGCGGACCGACCTGATCGAATACCTCAAGACCCTGTAA